DNA from Tripterygium wilfordii isolate XIE 37 chromosome 4, ASM1340144v1, whole genome shotgun sequence:
AACAATGAATTGATCTACCAAGGCAATACTTCAGGGATTGTTGGACTTGGAGGTGGTGCAGTTTCACTAGTCTCTCAAATTGGTTCTGGCAAATTTTCTTACTGTTTATTGCCAATCTCGAACTCCGATTCGAATAGTACAAGCAAGTTGAAATTTGGAAACAATGCTGTTGTTTCTGGTCCTGGTACAGTCTCTACTCCATTGGTTTCAGGAGGAGGAGGAATGGATACATTCTATTTTCTTAAATTGGAAGCAATTAGTGTTGCAGATGAGAGAATAGACTTCAATGGTTCTTCGGGCGGGGACGGTGAGGGTAACATTATCATTGATTCAGGCACTACATTGACATTGTTGCCACAGGATTTCTACTCCAGTTTTGAATCAGCAGTGTCTAGCAAGATCGACGCGAAACAGACTAACGATCCATCGGGGACTCTGAATCTCTGCTACGAGGCTGAGTCCGGTTCCGATTTCAATGTTCCTGATATCACAGTACATTTCACTGATGCAGATGTGAAGTTGAGCAGCTTGAACACTTTTGTTATGGTTGCTGAAGGTGTTGTGTGCTTAGCTTTTCACTCAAGTGATAGTCTCTCAATTTTTGGAAATTTGGCTCAAATGAACTTCTTGGTAGGGTATGATGTTGAGGAACATAGTCTCTCATTTAAGCCTACTGATTGTAGCAAAGCATGATCATAGTTCATGCAATTAATGTTATTATGATTTGTTCTTTGGTATTTAAGGTTTTGAATAtgttataataaattattagtagtgttttttgtttttgtttttacattaaattcctattttttttaaataccattgaaaaatatgttttgtaTTTGAATCGAACCTtcacacatatgtttaacctaaccgattgtcaaccgagccatCTCTCGTTGGTCATTAAATTCTGATTCATCCATGTGATCTTCAATCTTTTTTGGATAATATTTGATTAAAATCAAGTGGAAAATAAATTCTAGAAGTGATATCAGAATGATCATTACTTGATTGATTCTactaaagagtttaaaggaaaattggaaaataaaaattaattcaattccatttatataaaccctaaatgccTTTGCTATTATAATAAGATGAACACTATATGCACCCCATTTTTAACTAAATATACCTTATTAATCCTTTAAAAATACACTAGaggggtgtacttag
Protein-coding regions in this window:
- the LOC119996905 gene encoding aspartic proteinase CDR1-like — its product is MALFVNNSHSLFSFAFVFTLSSLCLFTEAYNGGFTVDLIHRDSPKSPFYNSSETPSQRLTKSLRRSFHRAKQFNPASSSYSPNAAESEIIADNGEYLMKLGLGTPSVEVLAIADTGSDLIWTQCKPCSQCFNQSSPIFDPKSSKTYKDISCSSDQCQSLPDTSCSDDGSSCQYNVRYGDSSNSNGNLAVETITLGSSTDGRPVALPNSTFGCGHNNELIYQGNTSGIVGLGGGAVSLVSQIGSGKFSYCLLPISNSDSNSTSKLKFGNNAVVSGPGTVSTPLVSGGGGMDTFYFLKLEAISVADERIDFNGSSGGDGEGNIIIDSGTTLTLLPQDFYSSFESAVSSKIDAKQTNDPSGTLNLCYEAESGSDFNVPDITVHFTDADVKLSSLNTFVMVAEGVVCLAFHSSDSLSIFGNLAQMNFLVGYDVEEHSLSFKPTDCSKA